The Henckelia pumila isolate YLH828 chromosome 2, ASM3356847v2, whole genome shotgun sequence genome includes a window with the following:
- the LOC140877382 gene encoding uncharacterized protein — protein sequence MEIDNQTVNTGPTLSFGPEDLKGVSSNHNDALVIRAMVANYDVARIFVDSGSSVNVLFQEAINQMDLGQYKMEPVVTSLFGFTGHAIRPVGLVHLPLTLGKGNSRKTRIVSFIIVDALSAYNSILGRPSMTTFMAIASALHQKIKFPVGNEIGEVQGDQVIARKCYVEEVRIEQKVTRTDRFVRPGLSSMEKFNLIEDTVVTAEEEIEEIMICPPSGMVKIACTLEAQLKQTLLECLEKNKDVFAWSVSDLVGVHREVAEHKLNVIKGCRPIIQKKRHFGPEKDVVIKEQVDELLRAGHIEEIHFPTWLSNMVLFPKSTGK from the coding sequence atggagATTGACAATCAAACTGTCAACACTGGCCCGACCCTCTCTTTTGGGCCGGAAGATTTAAAAGGGGTTTCTAGCAACCATAATGATGCATTGGTAATAAGGGCCATGGTCGCGAATTACGATGTGGCCCGAATATTTGTGGATTCAGGCAGTTCTGTCAATGTTCTATTCCAAGAAGCTATCAATCAAATGGACCTGGGACAGTACAAAATGGAGCCCGTCGTTACATCACTCTTTGGTTTCACGGGTCATGCAATCCGGCCTGTTGGGTTAGTACATCTACCCCTAACTCTTGGGAAAGGCAACAGTCGCAAGACCAGGATTGTGAGCTTTATTATAGTAGATGCTCTGTCTGCCTATAACTCCATACTGGGTAGACCTTCCATGACCACTTTCATGGCCATCGCATCAGCTCTGCATCAGAAAATAAAGTTCCCAGTGGGTAATGAGATCGGTGAAGTACAAGGTGATCAAGTTATTGCTCGCAAATGCTATGTGGAGGAGGTCAGAATAGAACAAAAGGTGACCAGGACTGATAGATTTGTCAGACCTGGACTTTCTAGCATGGAAAAATTCAACCTGATAGAAGACACAGTTGTCACCGCAGAAGAAGAAATTGAGGAAATCATGATCTGCCCTCCTTCGGGGATGGTAAAAATTGCTTGCACCCTTGAAGCACAGTTAAAGCAAACCTTATTGGAAtgcttggaaaaaaataaagatgttTTTGCATGGTCAGTTTCAGACCTGGTAGGGGTCCATCGGGAAGTAGCAGAGcacaagctcaatgtaataaagGGCTGTCGCCCTATTATTCAAAAGAAAAGGCACTTCGGTCCTGAAAAAGATGTAGTAATAAAGGAGCAGGTGGACGAGTTACTCAGGGCTGGGCATATTGAAGAAATCCACTTCCCGACCTGGTTGTCTAACATGGTCTTATTCCCGAAATCTACGGGAAAATAG
- the LOC140877383 gene encoding uncharacterized protein, translated as MSHHVNQGGAGVVIISPWGEETNISIRLDFRASNNEAEYEALLLGLKAAQNLGISRATLYSDSQLAIQQSNGKFEIKDDKMRKYAKALDKAKEGFTELNLEIIPRAENIKDDHLALLASALSERPDPIVAGRALVSQLETLDDMLTQVPKGDWRYDLHKYLTTKELPIDNKKAKEIKRRALRFVINRLNRCPDEANYVLREIHEGSCGSHLGSLALARKALLAGFFWPTMRKDSSDLWGMDIVGPFPVSTGQRKFLLVAVDYFSKWVEAEPLTKIIENEVLNFLWKNIVCRFGIPCRLASDNGRQFCGSKVRAWCQEMKIEQVFTFVAYPQGNGQVKVTNRTIVQALKTRLDAAKGKWVDELPSILWSYQTTTRSDTGETPFSMVYGTEAVLPAEIGQESARIMAYGPNNQELRAMDLDLLEEHRSRAAIRLASYRKRMTQAYNKRVYPKVFQEGDLVMRKIQYPGERGKLEAKYEGPFKVIGKAGIAAYYLEDA; from the exons ATGAGTCATCATGTCAATCAGGGGGGAGCTGGAGTCGTGATTATTTCACCTTGGGGTGAAGAAACAAATATCTCAATTAGATTGGACTTTAGAGCTTCTAACAACGAAGCAGAATATGAGGCATTATTACTTGGACTCAAGGCAGCACAGAATCTGGGTATTTCTCGGGCTACTCTGTATTCTGATTCCCAATTAGCTATTCAGCAGAGCAACGGAAAGTTTGAGATCAAAGATGATAAGATGAGGAAATATGCCAAGGCATTAGACAAAGCCAAGGAAGGATTCACTGAACTGAACTTGGAGATCATCCCCCGAGCTGAGAACATCAAGGACGACCATTTGGCTCTCTTAGCCAGTGCCTTGAGTGAACGACCTGACCCCATTGTTGCAGGTCGGGCGCTCGTATCTCAGCTGGAAACTCTTGATGATATGCTAACTCAAGTTCCAAAAGGGGATTGGAGATATGATCTACACAAATATCTAACCACGAAAGAATTaccaattgataataaaaaagcTAAGGAGATAAAACGAAGGGCACTTCGTTTCGTCATtaaccggctaaatcggt GTCCCGACGAAGCAAATTATGTATTACGGGAAATTCATGAAGGCTCTTGCGGAAGTCATCTAGGTAGTCTTGCCCTGGCTCGGAAAGCCCTTCTTGCTGGTTTCTTTTGGCCTACTATGCGGAAGGACTCTTCAGATCTG TGGGGGATGGATATTGTAGGGCCATTCCCTGTTAGCACGGGGCAAAGGAAGTTTTTGTTGGTCGCAGTCGATTACTTTTCCAAATGGGTGGAAGCTGAGCCCCTGACAAAAATTATAGAGAATGAAGTGCTCAATTTTCTATGGAAAAATATAGTGTGCCGCTTCGGGATCCCTTGCAGGTTAGCATCAGACAATGGAAGACAGTTCTGTGGATCCAAAGTCCGAGCATGGTGTCAAGAAATGAAGATCGAACAAGTTTTCACCTTTGTAGCATACCCGCAAGGGAATGGACAGGTCAAAGTTACTAACAGAACGATAGTTCAGGCTCTTAAGACAAGACTGGATGCAGCCAAGGGCAAGTGGGTGGACGAACTCCCTTCCATATTGTGGTCTTATCAAACTACAACTCGATCCGATACGGGTGAAACTCCTTTCAGTATGGTGTATGGGACTGAAGCTGTTCTCCCAGCAGAAATTGGACAAGAGAGTGCTAGGATAATGGCATATGGGCCAAACAATCAAGAACTGCGAGCAATGGATTTGGACTTACTTGAAGAGCACAGGTCCCGAGCTGCAATTAGGCTCGCATCCTATCGCAAGCGAATGACCCAGGCCTACAACAAAAGAGTATACCCTAAGGTTTTCCAGGAGGGAGACCTGGTTATGCGAAAGATACAATATCCAGGGGAAAGAGGAAAGCTagaggccaagtatgaaggcccATTTAAAGTGATAGGAAAAGCTGGAATAGCTGCATATTACTTAGAAGATGCCTAA
- the LOC140884591 gene encoding uncharacterized protein isoform X1, translating to MCLGAEYSRAHMLRVIDQVQDRIEGCIQIYMNKSECKNDLQLHHEIHPDLTETIWNRIEEENGEFFRAYYVRLVCMQQIRKFNILIADQVSRMRVMALSGVTFPYLNWHQALALIAPAQQNQPSKLAEDMQKQQNLGSSIQPSLAGFMDFAPFCDRQNTEMYSSLVDAPRNSTGPSNMAVMHEVGSSSTPPPAMRYQHVPYLAPIPYASNNPGYFEEKVYDANFGSCQYYSVRPRISRDATMTQTDHRLLITREAAGYGCPYGSFVSAD from the exons ATGTGTCTGGGTGCGGAATACAGCCGAGCCCACATGCTTCGAGTTATCGATCAA GTGCAAGATCGTATAGAGGGATGTATCCAGATTTACATGAACAAATCAGAGTGTAAGAATGATCTCCAGCTTCATCACGAGATCCATCCGGACTTAACCGAAACAA TTTGGAATCGGATTGAAGAGGAAAATGGAGAATTTTTCCGGGCTTATTATGTTAGATTGGTGTGTATGCAACAAATACGGAAATTCAATATCTTGATTGCAGATCAGGTGAGCCGGATGCGAGTGATGGCATTATCAGGGGTTACATTTCCTTACTTAAATT GGCACCAGGCTTTAGCATTAATCGCTCCTGCACAGCAAAACCAACCATCGAAATTAGCCGAGGATATGCAGAAACAGCAAAACTTGGGATCGTCAATCCAGCCATCTCTAGCAGGATTTATGGACTTTGCGCCATTTTGTGATAGACAAAATACTGAAATGTATTCTTCACTCGTTGATGCTCCACGAAACAGTACAGGACCTTCGAATATGGCCGTGATGCACGAGGTTGGATCGTCATCGACCCCGCCGCCTGCAATGCGTTATCAACATGTTCCTTATCTTGCTCCCATACCTTATGCGTCAAACAACCCAGGCTACTTTGAAGAAAAAGTTTATGATGCAAATTTTGGAAGTTGTCAATATTACTCGGTCCGTCCTCGAATTAGCCGAGATGCCACGATGACTCAAACTGATCACAGGCTTCTTATCACTAGAGAAGCAGCTGGTTATGGTTGTCCATATGGTTCTTTTGTGTCTGCTGACTGA
- the LOC140884591 gene encoding uncharacterized protein isoform X2, with product MNKSECKNDLQLHHEIHPDLTETIWNRIEEENGEFFRAYYVRLVCMQQIRKFNILIADQVSRMRVMALSGVTFPYLNWHQALALIAPAQQNQPSKLAEDMQKQQNLGSSIQPSLAGFMDFAPFCDRQNTEMYSSLVDAPRNSTGPSNMAVMHEVGSSSTPPPAMRYQHVPYLAPIPYASNNPGYFEEKVYDANFGSCQYYSVRPRISRDATMTQTDHRLLITREAAGYGCPYGSFVSAD from the exons ATGAACAAATCAGAGTGTAAGAATGATCTCCAGCTTCATCACGAGATCCATCCGGACTTAACCGAAACAA TTTGGAATCGGATTGAAGAGGAAAATGGAGAATTTTTCCGGGCTTATTATGTTAGATTGGTGTGTATGCAACAAATACGGAAATTCAATATCTTGATTGCAGATCAGGTGAGCCGGATGCGAGTGATGGCATTATCAGGGGTTACATTTCCTTACTTAAATT GGCACCAGGCTTTAGCATTAATCGCTCCTGCACAGCAAAACCAACCATCGAAATTAGCCGAGGATATGCAGAAACAGCAAAACTTGGGATCGTCAATCCAGCCATCTCTAGCAGGATTTATGGACTTTGCGCCATTTTGTGATAGACAAAATACTGAAATGTATTCTTCACTCGTTGATGCTCCACGAAACAGTACAGGACCTTCGAATATGGCCGTGATGCACGAGGTTGGATCGTCATCGACCCCGCCGCCTGCAATGCGTTATCAACATGTTCCTTATCTTGCTCCCATACCTTATGCGTCAAACAACCCAGGCTACTTTGAAGAAAAAGTTTATGATGCAAATTTTGGAAGTTGTCAATATTACTCGGTCCGTCCTCGAATTAGCCGAGATGCCACGATGACTCAAACTGATCACAGGCTTCTTATCACTAGAGAAGCAGCTGGTTATGGTTGTCCATATGGTTCTTTTGTGTCTGCTGACTGA